In one window of Azoarcus olearius DNA:
- a CDS encoding primosomal protein N': MRIVRVALPVPLTQLFDYSLEDACETDVGRCVRVPFGRGDKSGVIVELAELAAVEPARLKPVLHVQREVEPLPPDWLALVAFVARYYHAPLGEVIGLALPPGLRRADEVSGELTDPLLEPSAAGALALAETKRESRALALLREVAGLGAPVRRSAVRALAAGSAVGDALRRGWLQPAAGQPAHVAAAAPALTDEQAQALATMEAAGAGFRAWLLQGVTGSGKTEVYLRLAERALAAGGQVLMLVPEIALTPQLERRVAERFPSAQVVSLHSALAEGARSRGFVQALEGQADIVLGTRLAVFAPLPRLGLILVDEEHDASYKQQEGVRYSARDVAVWRARQRGVPVVLGSATPSLETWQHARQGRYGLLSLRRRAVAAALPPVRYVDTRRQRLDEGLSAALCQAIEQRLERGEQSLVFLNRRGYAPVLACPSCGWISRCPHCSANLVVHLMDRRVRCHHCGAEGPIPPACPSCGDQDIQPYGRGTQRIEARLAERFPQARVLRVDRDAARTRAQWEGLLQTIADGGADILVGTQMMAKGHDFPRLTLVGVVGADASLHAADFRAPERLFQQLMQVGGRAGRGALAGEVLVQTEYPGHALYQHLARHDFDAFAAMALEERRQAGFPPHTAQAMLRADAPALEAATDFLQHARRLGEERAAPGIRLYDPVPMRLTRLARRERAQLLVEADQRALLQGFLVEWMAALRAQRTPRELRWQIDVDPLEV; encoded by the coding sequence ATGCGCATTGTCCGCGTCGCGTTGCCGGTGCCGCTAACGCAACTTTTTGATTATTCGCTGGAAGATGCATGCGAGACGGATGTTGGGCGATGCGTCCGGGTGCCGTTCGGGCGTGGGGACAAGAGCGGCGTCATCGTCGAACTGGCTGAACTGGCGGCGGTGGAGCCGGCGCGGCTCAAGCCGGTGCTTCACGTCCAGCGCGAGGTGGAGCCGCTGCCGCCGGACTGGCTGGCGCTCGTCGCCTTCGTCGCACGCTACTACCACGCCCCGCTGGGCGAGGTCATCGGACTCGCCTTGCCGCCGGGATTGCGGCGCGCCGACGAGGTCAGCGGCGAGTTGACCGATCCGCTGCTGGAACCGAGCGCTGCCGGGGCGCTGGCCCTTGCCGAGACCAAGCGTGAAAGCCGCGCCCTGGCGCTGCTGCGCGAGGTCGCCGGATTGGGGGCGCCGGTGCGCCGCAGCGCCGTGCGGGCGCTTGCGGCCGGCAGCGCGGTGGGGGATGCGCTGCGCCGGGGCTGGTTGCAGCCCGCCGCCGGGCAACCCGCTCATGTCGCGGCCGCCGCGCCCGCATTGACCGACGAACAGGCGCAGGCCCTTGCCACGATGGAGGCGGCGGGCGCCGGTTTTCGCGCCTGGTTGCTGCAGGGGGTGACCGGCAGCGGCAAGACCGAGGTCTACCTGCGTCTCGCGGAACGGGCACTCGCCGCGGGCGGGCAGGTCTTGATGCTGGTGCCGGAGATCGCGCTCACCCCGCAGCTCGAACGCCGCGTCGCCGAGCGCTTTCCGTCCGCGCAGGTCGTCAGCCTGCATTCGGCGCTGGCGGAGGGGGCGCGCTCGCGTGGCTTCGTCCAGGCGCTCGAAGGCCAGGCGGACATCGTGCTGGGTACGCGCCTGGCAGTCTTTGCCCCGTTGCCGCGCCTGGGGCTGATCCTGGTCGATGAGGAACACGACGCGTCCTACAAGCAGCAGGAGGGGGTGCGCTATTCGGCACGCGACGTCGCGGTATGGCGTGCGCGCCAGCGCGGGGTGCCGGTGGTCCTCGGTTCCGCTACGCCCTCGCTGGAAACCTGGCAGCACGCCCGGCAGGGCCGCTACGGCTTGTTGTCGCTGCGGCGGCGCGCGGTGGCGGCCGCGCTGCCGCCGGTGCGCTATGTCGATACCCGCAGGCAGCGGCTCGACGAGGGGCTGAGCGCGGCGCTGTGCCAGGCCATCGAGCAGCGTCTGGAAAGGGGCGAACAGAGCCTGGTGTTTCTCAACCGGCGCGGCTACGCCCCGGTGCTTGCCTGCCCGTCATGCGGCTGGATCAGCCGCTGTCCGCATTGCTCGGCGAACCTCGTGGTGCATTTGATGGACCGGCGCGTGCGTTGCCACCATTGCGGGGCCGAAGGTCCCATTCCGCCCGCCTGTCCGAGTTGCGGCGATCAGGACATCCAGCCCTACGGGCGCGGCACGCAGCGGATCGAGGCGCGCCTGGCCGAACGTTTCCCGCAGGCGCGGGTGCTGCGGGTCGATCGCGATGCCGCACGCACGCGGGCGCAGTGGGAAGGGCTGCTGCAGACGATCGCGGACGGCGGGGCGGACATCCTCGTCGGTACCCAGATGATGGCCAAGGGGCACGATTTTCCGCGCCTGACGCTGGTCGGGGTGGTGGGGGCCGACGCCTCGCTGCACGCCGCCGACTTCCGCGCGCCGGAGCGTCTGTTCCAGCAACTGATGCAGGTCGGTGGCCGCGCCGGGCGCGGTGCGCTTGCGGGCGAGGTGCTGGTCCAGACCGAGTACCCCGGCCACGCGCTGTACCAGCACCTGGCCCGCCACGACTTCGACGCCTTTGCGGCGATGGCGCTGGAGGAGCGGCGCCAGGCGGGTTTTCCGCCGCATACGGCGCAGGCGATGCTGCGCGCCGACGCCCCCGCGCTGGAGGCCGCCACCGACTTCCTGCAGCACGCCCGCCGGCTTGGAGAAGAGCGCGCCGCGCCGGGCATCCGCCTCTACGATCCGGTGCCGATGCGCCTGACGCGGCTCGCCCGCCGTGAGCGCGCGCAACTGCTGGTGGAGGCGGACCAGCGAGCGTTGTTGCAGGGCTTTCTGGTGGAGTGGATGGCTGCCTTGCGGGCGCAGCGAACGCCACGCGAACTGCGCTGGCAGATCGACGTCGATCCGCTGGAGGTCTGA